A single window of Chloroflexota bacterium DNA harbors:
- a CDS encoding TIGR00303 family protein: protein AAVATLGDPMQAAVAGLTAGAADAGAPVLLAGGTQMIAIAALVERLASVGVAPRPHMVVATTRWVAEDTTADPVGLMREAGNYPLLATALTFAASPFPALRLYESGLVKEGVGAGGAAVAASLASNISSDRLRQQVEERYAAMLGESGSAPLGTEITPSAIR from the coding sequence GGCCGCCGTGGCGACCCTTGGCGATCCGATGCAGGCCGCCGTTGCGGGGCTCACCGCCGGCGCAGCCGACGCCGGCGCGCCCGTCCTTCTGGCCGGGGGGACCCAGATGATCGCCATCGCCGCCCTCGTCGAGCGCCTCGCCAGCGTTGGCGTTGCGCCGCGGCCACATATGGTGGTCGCGACGACGCGCTGGGTGGCCGAAGACACGACAGCCGACCCGGTCGGCCTCATGCGCGAAGCCGGGAATTATCCGCTCCTCGCAACGGCCCTCACCTTCGCCGCGTCCCCGTTTCCGGCGCTGCGCCTGTATGAATCCGGTCTGGTAAAAGAGGGGGTGGGCGCGGGCGGCGCGGCCGTCGCCGCGAGCCTGGCTTCGAACATTTCCAGCGACCGCCTTCGCCAACAGGTCGAGGAGCGGTACGCGGCCATGCTGGGAGAGAGCGGCTCCGCGCCGCTGGGAACGGAGATCACGCCATCCGCGATTCGATGA
- the folP gene encoding dihydropteroate synthase produces MNQVAETTCGKSTFRWGAKTYVMGVVNVTPDSFSGDGTLDPAAAVARGVEMAANGADILDVGGESTRPGALPVDPREELRRVVPVIAGLAARVSVPISIDTSHAAVAEAALDAGAVIVNDVWGFRRDPDLAPIVARRGTCAVAMHNRSAEARHLEQLGGYFPEVDYDDVIASILKGLRSSIAILTEAGVPRERMIVDPGIGFGKTPAHNLEILARLQELRALGQPILIGPSRKSFIGITLGLPPDQRVEGTAAAVALGIRAGADIVRVHDLPAMARVARMADAIVRRPSSA; encoded by the coding sequence ATGAACCAGGTCGCGGAAACGACCTGCGGTAAATCCACGTTCCGGTGGGGCGCCAAGACGTACGTCATGGGCGTCGTCAACGTCACGCCCGACTCCTTCTCGGGCGACGGAACGCTGGACCCGGCAGCCGCCGTGGCGCGAGGCGTTGAAATGGCGGCGAACGGCGCCGACATTCTGGACGTTGGGGGCGAGTCCACGCGCCCGGGCGCGCTGCCCGTAGATCCGCGAGAGGAGCTGCGGCGCGTCGTCCCGGTGATCGCGGGGCTCGCCGCGCGCGTCTCGGTCCCAATTTCGATCGATACGTCCCATGCGGCGGTGGCCGAGGCCGCGCTCGACGCCGGCGCGGTCATCGTCAATGACGTGTGGGGATTTCGCCGAGACCCCGATCTCGCGCCCATCGTCGCGCGACGGGGCACGTGTGCCGTGGCCATGCACAACCGCTCCGCGGAGGCGCGCCATCTTGAGCAGCTTGGCGGCTACTTTCCCGAGGTGGACTACGACGACGTCATCGCGTCCATTTTGAAGGGCCTCCGGTCGAGCATCGCGATCCTCACCGAGGCCGGCGTCCCACGCGAGCGGATGATCGTCGATCCGGGGATCGGCTTCGGCAAAACGCCTGCCCACAATTTGGAGATTTTGGCGCGGCTCCAGGAGCTACGCGCTCTCGGCCAGCCGATCTTGATCGGCCCTTCGCGCAAGTCGTTCATCGGCATAACCTTGGGCCTCCCGCCGGATCAGCGGGTGGAGGGCACGGCGGCGGCGGTCGCTCTCGGTATCCGGGCCGGCGCAGACATCGTCCGCGTTCACGATCTGCCCGCCATGGCCCGCGTCGCCCGCATGGCCGACGCCATTGTCCGCCGGCCGTCCAGCGCATGA